GCGCCGGGTATGGCCGTGCCGCCGGTTCCGCAGACCGACGCGAAGATTTTGCTTGCCCATGCCGAGGAAGGCCCGGGCCAGGAAAAATCGTCGACGGCGGTGAAATAGGCCGCGGCGGCCAGCAATTGGCGGCATCCGCCTGGGCGAAATGCGGAGTGTATAATTGACCAGAGACGGCCCCGCGACGGTCCGCTCGTCAATTGCTGCCTCGCTTCCGCTACGCCAGTCCCCGCTTTCGCCGAGTTCCGCCGTGGGTTGCCTCGAAGACAAGCCGAAAGAGTGGGACCATCCCGGCAAGTTCAAATGCAAGTCGTGCGGCGCCACGTCGGATAGCAAAAAAAAGATCTGCAAGCCGACGAAGATCGAGAAGAAGAAAAAGGGGTAGGACGCACCGCCCTGCTGGCCGCATCTCGCTTTGCGTTGATCGCTCACTTATAGTGTGCCGATGCGAGTCGGGCTCTTCATTCCCTGCTACATCGACCAGTTCTACCCCCGCGTCGGCATCGCCACGCTGCGGCTGCTGGAACACTTTTGTCCCGGCCAGGTCGAGTTTCCGACGAGCCAAATCTGCTGCGGGCAACCGATGGCGAATTCCGGCTGCGTCTCCGATGCACGTCCCGCGGCCGAACGGTTCGTCGCCACATTCCGCCCCTACGATTACATCGTTGCTCCCAGCGGCAGCTGCGTGTCGATGGTGCGGCATCACTACCATGGACTGGTCGCCGATGAGGCCGCGCTCGCCGAAGTGCAGGCGAAGACGTTTGAGCTCTGCGAATTCCTAACCGACGTCTTGCAAATCGAGCCACCCGCTGGCCGGTTTCCCCACCGCGTCGGCATGCACCAGAGTTGCCACGGCCTGCGCGACCTACGGCTGGGAAAATCGAGCGAGCTGAATGTTGCACCGTTCAACAAAGTCGAGCGGCTACTGTCGAAACTCGACGGGATTGAATACACGCAACCCGATCGCGCCGACGAATGTTGCGGCTTCGGCGGTTCGTTCGCCGTCTACGAAGAAGCGGTCTCGTGTATGATGGGGCGGGATCGGATCTCCGATCACCAGCGCGCGGGCGCCGAGGTTCTCACCGCCGGCGATATGTCTTGTCTGATGCATCTCGACGGTCTGATTCGGCGTGAGCGCCGTCCGTTGCGAGTGCTGCATGTGGCGGAGGTGCTGGTCGAGGGG
This sequence is a window from Lacipirellula parvula. Protein-coding genes within it:
- a CDS encoding (Fe-S)-binding protein, with the protein product MRVGLFIPCYIDQFYPRVGIATLRLLEHFCPGQVEFPTSQICCGQPMANSGCVSDARPAAERFVATFRPYDYIVAPSGSCVSMVRHHYHGLVADEAALAEVQAKTFELCEFLTDVLQIEPPAGRFPHRVGMHQSCHGLRDLRLGKSSELNVAPFNKVERLLSKLDGIEYTQPDRADECCGFGGSFAVYEEAVSCMMGRDRISDHQRAGAEVLTAGDMSCLMHLDGLIRRERRPLRVLHVAEVLVEGMGIGGA